The Fragaria vesca subsp. vesca linkage group LG2, FraVesHawaii_1.0, whole genome shotgun sequence genome includes a window with the following:
- the LOC101298087 gene encoding uncharacterized protein LOC101298087: MSGKLHCAFLGAPIHSSLSGRNRGSLIHWDSRHVGRRVVRRCVSEKQNYWITQAIRVSHFWGRNVELLKRTFELKNGKVQCVKEPFAQSKALVRSLSPLWEEGLLLFRCSVFVAVISGVCLLVWYGQTKAKGFIEARVLPSVCSVLSEYIQREVVFGKVRRISPLSITLEACSVGPHDEEFSCGEVPSMKLRVRPFASLRRGRIVIDAVLSHPTVLIVQKKDFTWLGIPSSEGCLHGHLSTEEGIDYRTKTRRLAREEAGVCWERERDEAAREAAEMGYIISEKGSTPSEGDDSKEVDSHTGDLTTSESFLCMDEKMHWRDHCMDTGVDYDIKHADLEKSLGVKIPGSGLKFWSRVIKGPRKHKFKRNGYGNDISASGMNAKRRILGDSAVRALAYFQGLAQRKSDEPSQLMNLDTYLMKNEVDTNANTAVVGISRETVRDDNQNGKGSRDSADQALKQNQNAISHLSSFNLKDDPLDQSNVDEKSSNLSTEKVSEANTSSNVKDKGLRNDVNNSHSEDGESERRAGETLQNSMSTVPSFTTYDHGPIWPPSPKLGFPSFSINAGVPLSHLLSGLIQKLTSSMRPRVEDIVAELVDEVNIVQPEGIEKMLPVTLDSVQFKGGTLMLLAYGDREPREMENVNGHVKFQNHYGRVHVQVNGNCKMWRSEIMSEDGGWLSTDVFVDIVEQKWHANLKVANLFVPLFERILAIPIIWSKGRATGEVHLCMSRGESFPNLHGQLDVTGLAFQTIDAPSSFSDISASLCFRGQRIFLHNASGWYGDVPLEASGDFGIHPDEGEFHLMCQVSCVEVNALMKTFKMKPLMFPLAGSVTAVFNCQGPLDAPIFVGSGMVSRRMSQSVSDFPASAASEAVLKSKEAGAVAAFDRVPFSCVSANFTFNTDSCVADLYGIRASLVDGGEIRGAGNAWICPEGEVDDTSMDVNFSGSMCFDKILHRYIPGYLQLMPLKLGDLNGETKLSGSLLRPRFDIKWTAPKAEGSFSDARGDIIIAHDSITVSSSSTAFDLSSKVQTSYNDKDRNKRDAETKSDMPFVVEGIDLDLRMRGFEFFSLVSSYPFDSQKPMHLKATGKIKFQGKVLKPFSISTGEEFDSERNKQQMNMTDEGKTDSLVGEVSISGLKLNQLMLAPQLAGSLSISRECIKLDATGRPDESLVVEFVGPLKPNSETHTQSGQLLSFFLQKGQLKANICFQPFHSASLEIRQLPLDELELASLRGTIQKAEIELNLQKRRGHGLLSVLRPKFSGVLGEALDVAARWSGDVVSTLPKGVCTFLITVEKTVLEQSNSRYELQGEYVLPGSRDRNPSGKESGGLLKRAMAGNLGSVISSMGRWRMRLEVPRAEVAEMLPLARLVSRSTDPAVHSRSKDFFVQSLQSVGLYTESLQELLEVIRGHYTPLSEVILEDDLPGLTELRGSWHGSLDASGGGNGDTMAEFDFHGEDWEWGTYKTQRVLAVGAYSNDDGLRLEKIFIQKDNATVHADGTLLGPKTNLHFAVLNFPVSLVPTVIQVIESSATDAVQSLRQFLAPIRGILHMEGDLRGSLAKPECDVQVRLLDGAVGGIDLGRAEIVASLTSTSRFLFNAKFEPIIQTGHVHIQGSVPVSFVQNNLLEEEDSDKDKSRATPWDHGWVKERGRVSSDDASEKKLPRERNEEGWDTGLAESLKGLNWNILDVGEVRVDADIKDGGMMMLTALSPYAKWLQGNADIMLQVRGTVEQPVLDGYASFHRASISSPVLWKPLTNFGGTVHVKSNRLCITSLESRVSRRGKLFVKGNLPLRTSEASLGDKIELKCEVLEVRAKNILSAQVDTQMQITGSILQPNISGNIKLSHGEAYLPHDKGSGAAPNRLATSEPKLPSIGVDRAVASRYVSRFFSSQPATSRTTFPQPSGKALQAEQGIEQVSIKPNVDIQLSDLKLVLGPELRIVYPLILNFAVSGELELNGPAHPKSIQPRGILTFENGDVNLVATQVRLRQEHLNIAKFEPEHGLDPMLDLVLVGSEWQFRIQSRASNWQEKLVVTSTRSVEQDALSPTEAARVFESQLAESILEGDGQLAFQKLATTTLEKLMPRIEGKGEFGQARWRLVYAPQIPSLLSVDPTVDPLKSLASNISFGTEVEVQLGKRLQASIVRQMKDSVMEMQWTLIYQLSSRLRVLLQSAPSKRLIFEYSATSQD, translated from the exons ATGAGCGGAAAACTCCATTGTGCATTTCTCGGGGCTCCGATTCACAGCTCTTTAAGTGGTAGGAACCGTGGGAGTTTAATTCATTGGGACAGCAGGCATGTGGGGAGGAGGGTTGTCCGCAGGTGTGTGAGCGAAAAGCAGAATTATTGGATTACTCAAGCAATTCGAGTTTCACATTTTTGGGGGAGAAATGTGGAGTTGTTAAAGAGAACCTTTGAGCTGAAAAATGGGAAGGTACAATGTGTTAAAGAGCCTTTTGCTCAAAGCAAGGCTCTAGTGCGGTCTTTATCTCCTTTATGGGAAGAGGGGTTACTTTTATTTAGGTGCTCTGTGTTTGTGGCCGTGATATCTGGGGTATGCTTGTTGGTATGGTACGGGCAGACAAAAGCCAAGGGTTTTATTGAAGCCAGGGTTTTGCCTTCTGTTTGCTCAGTGCTCAGTGAGTATATCCAGCGCGAAGTTGTTTTTGGTAAGGTTCGGAGGATATCACCTCTGAGCATCACATTGGAAGCCTGTTCAGTTGGCCCTCATGATGAAGAATTTTCTTGTGGTGAGGTCCCATCTATGAAACTTCGTGTTCGTCCTTTTGCAAGTCTGAGGAGGGGAAGGATTGTGATTGATGCAGTTTTATCCCATCCAACTGTCCTGATTGTGCAGAAGAAGGATTTTACATGGTTAGGGATACCCTCATCCGAAGGTTGTCTGCATGGGCACTTATCAACAGAAGAAGGAATTGATTATCGTACAAAAACCCGGAGGCTCGCTAGAGAGGAAGCTGGTGTTTGCTGGGAAAGAGAAAGGGATGAAGCGGCTAGGGAAGCTGCGGAGATGGGTTATATTATTTCAGAAAAGGGTTCCACTCCATCTGAAGGTGATGATTCAAAGGAAGTTGATAGCCATACAGGGGATTTAACGACCTCTGAATCGTTTTTATGCATGGATGAAAAGATGCACTGGAGAGATCACTGCATGGACACAGGCGTCGATTATGATATCAAGCATGCAGACTTGGAGAAATCATTGGGTGTAAAAATACCGGGTTCAGGGCTTAAATTTTGGTCCAGGGTGATAAAGGGGCCTAGAAAGCACAAATTCAAAAGGAATGGTTATGGGAATGATATCTCTGCATCTGGTATGAACGCAAAGAGAAGAATTCTTGGGGATAGTGCAGTGAGGGCACTTGCATATTTTCAGGGTTTGGCGCAGAGGAAGTCTGATGAACCTTCACAGTTGATGAATCTTGACACCTATTTGATGAAGAATGAGGTTGATACTAATGCCAACACTGCTGTCGTAGGTATAAGTCGAGAAACTGTCAGAGATGATAATCAGAATGGAAAAGGCTCTAGAGATTCAGCTGACCAAGCCCTTAAACAAAACCAGAATGCAATCAGTCATTTAAGCAGTTTTAATCTCAAAGATGATCCGTTGGATCAGTCCAATGTAGATGAGAAATCCAGTAACCTATCCACTGAAAAAGTTTCAGAAGCTAATACCAGTAGTAATGTAAAAGATAAGGGTTTAAGAAATGATGTTAACAATAGTCATTCTGAGGATGGTGAATCCGAAAGGCGAGCAGGTGAAACATTGCAGAATTCGATGTCCACAGTACCTTCTTTTACAACATATGATCATGGTCCCATCTGGCCCCCAAGTCCGAAATTAGGGTTTCCCTCATTTTCTATAAATGCTGGAGTTCCATTATCCCATCTTCTCTCTGGTCTCATTCAAAAGCTCACATCTAGCATGCGCCCCAGAGTTGAAGATATTGTTGCAGAACTTGTTGACGAGGTCAATATTGTGCAGCCTGAAGGCATTGAGAAGATGCTTCCAGTTACACTGGATTCTGTACAATTCAAAGGAGGAACACTCATGCTACTTGCATACGGTGACAGGGAACCTCG AGAGATGGAGAATGTCAATGGACACGTGAAGTTTCAAAATCACTACGGTCGCGTGCATGTACAAGTAAATGGCAACTGTAAGATGTGGAGGTCTGAAATCATGTCTGAAGATGGTGGCTGGTTGTCTACCGATGTATTTGTTGACATTGTTGAACAGAAATGGCACGCCAACCTAAAAGTTGCTAACCTCTTTGTTCCG CTATTCGAACGGATTTTAGCCATTCCAATAATTTGGTCTAAAGGAAGAGCCACTGGTGAG GTTCACTTGTGCATGTCAAGAGGAGAATCATTTCCCAATCTTCATGGACAGCTTGATGTGACAGGGTTGGCTTTTCAAACAATTGATGCTCCATCATCATTTTCC GACATCTCGGCAAGCTTATGTTTCCGTGGCCAGCGAATATTCCTACACAATGCAAGTGGCTGGTATGGGGATGTTCCTTTGGAAGCTTCTGGAGATTTTGGTATTCATCCTGATGAAGGAGAGTTTCATCTTATGTGTCAG GTTTCTTGTGTGGAAGTAAATGCCTTGATGAAAACTTTCAAGATGAAGCCTCTTATGTTTCCG CTGGCTGGTTCAGTGACTGCAGTGTTTAACTGTCAAGGTCCTTTGGATGCTCCTATATTTGTGGGAAGTGGAATGGTATCTAGAAGGATGTCCCAATCAGTTTCTGACTTTCCTGCATCTGCCGCATCAGAAGCAGTTTTGAAAAGTAAGGAAGCTGGTGCTGTGGCAGCATTTGATCGTGTACCATTTTCATGCGTATCAGCCAATTTCACTTTTAACACGGATAGTTGT GTTGCTGACTTGTATGGAATTAGAGCTAGTCTTGTTGATGGTGGTGAAATTCGTGGGGCTGGGAATGCTTGGATTTGCCCAGAG GGTGAGGTCGATGATACATCAATGGATGTGAATTTCTCTGGAAGTATGTGCTTTGATAAAATTCTGCATCGATATATTCCAGGGTATCTTCAACTGATGCCACTGAAATTAGGGGATTTAAATGGAGAAACAAAACTTTCTGGATCATTACTGAGACC GAGGTTTGACATTAAATGGACTGCTCCAAAAGCTGAAGGGTCCTTCAGTGATGCTCGAGGAGATATCATAATAGCGCATGATTCCATTACTGTTAGTTCCTCATCTACTGCCTTTGACTTGTCCTCAAAAGTTCAAACATCTTACAACGATAAAGATCGGAACAAAAGAGATGCTGAGACAAAGAGTGACATGCCATTTGTTGTTGAGGGAATCGACTTGGATTTACGTATGCGTGGTTTTGAGTTTTTCAGCTTGGTATCTTCTTATCCTTTTGATTCCCAAAAACCCATGCATTTGAAAGCAACAGGGAAGATCAAGTTTCAGGGAAAAGTATTAAAGCCTTTTAGTATTTCTACTGGAGAAGAATTTGATTCCGAGAGAAATAAACAACAGATGAATATGACTGATGAAGGAAAGACAGATAGTCTTGTAGGAGAGGTTTCAATTTCGGGTCTCAAATTGAACCAGTTGATGCTGGCCCCTCAGTTGGCTGGATCATTGAGCATTTCACGTGAGTGTATCAAG TTAGATGCCACAGGCAGGCCAGATGAAAGTCTTGTGGTGGAGTTTGTTGGGCCACTGAAACCTAACAGTGAAACTCACACGCAAAGTGGACAACTGCTATCTTTCTTCCTTCAAAAGGGCCAGCTAAAAGCGAACATTTGCTTCCAACCATTTCATTCTGCTAGCTTGGAG ATACGTCAGTTACCACTTGATGAGTTGGAATTAGCTTCACTCCGTGGAACAATACAAAAG GCAGAAATTGAGCTTAATCTTCAGAAAAGAAGAGGTCATGGGCTGCTATCTGTACTTCGGCCAAAGTTTAGTGGTGTACTAGGTGAAGCCCTTGATGTTGCTGCTAGATGGAGTGGGGATGTTGTAAGTACCTTACCAAAGGGTGTTTGTACTTTTCTT ATCACTGTCGAGAAAACTGTCTTGGAGCAAAGCAATAGTCGTTATGAGCTTCAGGGTGAATACGTATTACCTGGCAGTCGAGATCGCAACCCTTCTGGGAAGGAAAGTGGAGGTCTATTGAAAAGAGCGATGGCTGGGAATCTGGGTAGTGTAATATCTTCTATGGGAAGGTGGAGAATGAGACTGGAGGTTCCTAGAGCTGAAGTTGCTGAGATGCTTCCCCTTGCCAGACTTGTTTCTCGAAGTACAGATCCTGCTGTTCACTCGAGATCAAAG GACTTCTTTGTTCAAAGCTTGCAGTCAGTTGGTTTATATACAGAAAGTCTCCAAGAACTGCTTGAG GTCATACGGGGACATTACACCCCATTAAGTGAAGTTATTCTGGAAGATGATCTCCCAGGTTTAACCGAGCTCAGAGGTAGCTGGCATGGCTCTCTTGATGCAAGCGGAGGTGGCAATGGGGACACAATG GCAGAATTTGATTTTCATGGGGAAGACTGGGAGTGGGGAACCTACAAAACTCAGCGTGTTCTGGCAGTAGGTGCATACAGCAATGATGATGGTTTGCGCCTAGAAAAGATCTTTATTCAGAAAGACAATGCCACAGTCCATGCAGATGGGACTTTGTTAGGGCCGAAAACAAATCTACACTTTGCTGTTTTGAACTTTCCTGTCAGTCTGGTTCCCACTGTGATTCAGGTCATTGAATCTTCTGCTACCGATGCTGTTCAATCTCTACGACAATTTTTAGCACCAATTAGAGGCATATTGCACATGGAAGGTGATCTTAGAGGGAGTCTGGCAAAACCGGAATGTGATGTGCAAGTAAGGCTCCTGGATGGTGCTGTTGGGGGGATTGATCTTGGACGAGCTGAAATTGTTGCTTCGCTCACCTCAACCAGTCGTTTTCTGTTCAATGCAAAATTTGAACCAATCATCCAAACTGGGCATGTACACATTCAGGGAAGTGTGCCTGTTTCTTTTGTTCAGAATAACTTGTTAGAGGAAGAAGATTCAGATAAGGATAAAAGCCGAGCTACTCCCTGGGACCATGGTTGGGTGAAGGAAAGAGGCAGAGTGTCTAGCGATGATGCCAGTGAAAAGAAACTTCCAAGAGAGAGAAATGAAGAAGGCTGGGATACAGGATTAGCTGAAAGCCTTAAAGGTTTAAACTGGAACATATTAGATGTAGGGGAAGTCAGAGTAGATGCTGATATAAAAGATGGGGGCATGATGATGCTGACTGCATTATCTCCTTATGCTAAATGGCTTCAGGGTAATGCTGACATCATGCTTCAG GTCAGAGGCACAGTTGAACAACCGGTGCTGGATGGATATGCATCCTTCCACAGGGCATCTATCTCATCCCCAGTTCTCTGGAAACCACTCACAAACTTCGGTGGCACAGTTCATGTAAAATCAAATAGGTTATGCATCACTTCATTGGAGAGTAGAGTAAGTAGAAGGGGTAAGCTGTTTGTCAAGGGAAACCTCCCCCTTAGAACAAGTGAAGCATCCCTTGGAGATAAAATTGAATTGAAATGTGAAGTTCTGGAAGTGCGGGCGAAAAATATTTTAAG TGCCCAGGTTGACACACAGATGCAGATAACTGGTTCCATATTGCAACCAAACATATCTGGAAATATTAAATTGAGCCATGGTGAAGCATATTTGCCACACGATAAAGGTAGTGGGGCTGCCCCCAATAGATTGGCAACAAGTGAGCCGAAGCTTCCTAGTATAGGTGTTGATCGAGCAGTTGCCTCAAGATATGTTTCACGGTTTTTCAGTTCACAGCCTGCTACTTCAAGGACAACATTCCCTCAACCTTCAGGTAAGGCATTA CAAGCTGAACAGGGGATAGAGCAAGTGAGCATCAAACCGAATGTAGATATTCAACTCAGTGATTTGAAGCTTGTTCTAGGACCAGAGCTGAGGATTGTTTATCCTTTAATTCTAAACTTTGCTGTTAGTGGAGAGCTAGAGTTAAATGGTCCAGCTCATCCCAAATCGATACAACCTAGAGGCATCTTAACTTTTGAAAATGGTGATGTCAATCTTGTCGCTACTCAG GTGAGGCTCAGGCAAGAGCATCTGAATATTGCAAAGTTTGAGCCTGAACATGGATTAGATCCAATGCTAGATCTAGTTTTAGTGGGGTCTGAGTGGCAATTCAGGATTCAAAGCCGAGCCAGCAACTGGCAGGAAAAACTGGTTGTGACCTCCACCCGTTCTGTGGAACAAGATGCCCTCTCACCTACTGAG GCTGCTAGAGTCTTTGAAAGTCAATTGGCCGAGTCCATCTTGGAAGGGGATGGGCAACTTGCATTCCAAAAGCTTGCAACTACAACACTAGAAAAACTAATGCCGAGGATAGAAGGGAAGGGAGAGTTTGGTCAGGCAAGGTGGAGGCTTGTGTATGCACCGCAGATCCCTAGCTTGCTTTCTGTTGATCCTACTGTGGATCCTCTCAAATCCCTGGCCAGTAATATTTCATTTGGTACGGAAGTTGAAGTCCAACTCGGGAAACGTCTTCAG GCCTCAATTGTTCGACAAATGAAGGATTCAGTAATGGAAATGCAATGGACACTGATCTACCAGCTTTCCAGCCGCTTGCGTGTTCTCCTGCAGTCTGCTCCGTCAAAACGCCTCATTTTTGAATACTCTGCTACATCTCAGGATTAA
- the LOC101298387 gene encoding psbP domain-containing protein 5, chloroplastic-like — protein MVILSPSLSLFTSNHFLVPPNLCFREQNRTLVQQSKCRVEQILEPCSKPNLHNGFCRRELLLFGVSSPLLTVLPSSGSLAEGDVKMASFSDEINCYSYLYPVELPSKKVIFKWVESRKPERYSSAAPLSPDARLRIVSERVDIIDNLIISITIGPPNSKIIKSPDKSTWTAKEVADSVLADKSALRVTSTQRMAESSVLDAHTSEIDGQPYWNFEYLVRKAPTKTAQESNSYRHYVASTTERDGYLYSINASTLNKQWTILGPILKKTADSFHLLPPTENYVPPFKDPWRFW, from the exons ATGGTTATTCTCTCTCCCTCTCTTTCTCTCTTCACATCCAATCACTTTCTAGTTCCTCCAAACCTCTGCTTTAG AGAGCAGAACAGAACTCTAGTGCAGCAGAGCAAATGCAGAGTAGAGCAGATACTTGAACCATGCTCAAAACCCAATTTGCATAATGGGTTTTGCAGAAGGGAGTTATTGCTGTTTGGAGTTTCTTCTCCACTACTAACAGTTTTGCCATCTTCAG GGTCCCTTGCAGAAGGAGATGTGAAAATGGCTTCATTTAGTGATGAAATAAATTGTTATTCTTATCTCTACCCAGTGGAGTTGCCATCTAAGAAGGTCATCTTCAAATG GGTGGAATCAAGAAAACCAGAACGATATTCATCGGCTGCACCATTATCTC CTGATGCACGCCTGCGCATTGTCTCTGAGCGTGTTGACATTATCGATAATCTCATAATTTCCATTACG ATAGGTCCTCCAAATTCGAAGATTATAAAATCACCGGACAAGAGTACATGGACTGCAAAAGAGGTTGCTGATTCTGTTTTGGCTGACAAGTCTGCATTG CGCGTTACCTCAACTCAGCGAATGGCTGAGAGTTCAGTTCTTGATGCACATACTAGTGAA ATTGATGGTCAGCCATACTGGAATTTTGAGTACCTTGTCCGCAAAGCACCCACAAAAACC GCTCAAGAATCGAACAGTTACCGCCACTATGTGGCTTCAACAACCGAACGAGATG GCTACCTGTACTCTATAAACGCTTCAACTCTCAACAAGCAGTGGACCATT TTGGGACCTATCTTGAAGAAAACTGCAGATTCATTTCATCTCCTTCCTCCTACAGAAAACTATGTTCCTCCATTCAAGGATCCATGGAGATTTTGGTGA
- the LOC101298675 gene encoding uncharacterized protein LOC101298675 produces the protein MKPGVSSLNPYAAAYIPLSKREADDRPFATSKESNCNNDAVWFGAPHSMNQNQNHSKAYLGSDSPGTAALLSPKAFALNNYPPHGSYGSSSQKVNEVTENEEFDMDLEYLQMAFPGISDQSLADVYLANKGDLEATIDMLNQLEFYTVESSESLPDTLDIGDVSESGMSPKSAWKLKTVAAGEASGSPKS, from the exons ATGAAGCCAGGAGTGTCGTCTTTGAATCCATATGCAGCAGCATACATTCCCCTCTCCAAAAGGGAGGCAGATGATAGACCTTTTGCGACATCAAAAGAATCTAACTGCAACAACGATGCAGTCTGGTTTGGGGCCCCTCATAGTATGAACCAGAATCAAAACCATAGCAAAGCTTATCTTGGATCTGATTCCCCTGGTACTGCAGCACTTCTCAGTCCAAAGGCGTTTGCTCTAAACAACTACCCTCCCCATGGTTCGTATGGTTCATCGTCACAGAAAGTGAATGAAGTGACAGAAAATGAGGAATTTGATATGGATTTGGAGTATCTTCAGATGGCATTTCCTGGTATTTCTGATCAGTCTCTGGCTGATGTTTACTTGGCGAACAAGGGGGACCTGGAAGCAACCATTGACATGCTGAACCAACTTGAG TTCTACACAGTGGAGTCTTCTGAGAGTCTTCCAGACACTTTGGACATCGGAGATGTTTCTGAATCTGGGATGTCACCAAAATCTGCATGGAAACTGAAGACTGTAGCAGCAGGCGAAGCCAGTGGTTCACCCAAATCTTAG
- the LOC101298963 gene encoding dnaJ homolog subfamily B member 4-like — MGVDYYNILKVNRNATEDDLKKSYRRLAMKWHPDKNPNDKKEAEAKFKQISEAYEVLSDPQKRQIYDQHGEEGLKDMPPPGSGGFPFGGGSGGSSKGFNPRNAEDIFAEFFGSSPFGFGSSGPGRSSRFSSDGGGTFGGFGGSNENGFRSYSENVTPKKPPAVESKLPCSLEELYTGSTRKMKISRTVVDANGRQAPETEILTIEVKPGWKKGTKITFPDKGNEQPGQLPADLVFVIDEKPHDVYIRDSNDLLITKKVSLAEGLGGTTVQLKTLDGRDLSVPVTEIVSPGYELVVAREGMPIAKEPGNRGDLKIKFEVRFPTNLTPEQRAGLKRTLGG, encoded by the exons ATGGGTGTGGATTACTATAACATATTGAAGGTGAATAGGAATGCTACAGAAGACGATCTCAAAAAATCATATAGAAGGCTGGCCATGAAATGGCACCCTGACAAGAATCCCAATGACAAGAAAGAAGCTGAAGCCAAATTCAAGCAGATTTCTGAGGCCTATGAG GTCTTGAGTGATCCTCAGAAGAGGCAAATATATGATCAGCATGGAGAGGAAGGATTGAAAGACATGCCACCACCTGGAAGTGGTGGATTCCCATTTGGTGGTGGCAGTGGCGGTAGCTCAAAAGGATTCAATCCTAGAAATGCAGAGGATATTTTTGCAGAATTCTTTGGAAGTAGTCCTTTTGGATTTGGATCATCAGGACCCGGCAGATCTTCAAGATTCTCGTCCGATGGTGGAGGGACGTTTGGGGGATTTGGTGGAAGCAACGAAAATGGTTTTCGATCATATAGTGAGAACGTTACACCAAAGAAACCACCAGCAGTTGAGAGCAAGTTGCCATGCAGCCTTGAGGAGCTGTATACTGGTTCAACAAGGAAAATGAAAATCTCTAGAACTGTGGTTGATGCAAATGG GCGTCAAGCGCCGGAAACAGAGATATTAACCATTGAAGTGAAGCCTGGATGGAAGAAAGGTACCAAGATCACATTTCCGGATAAAGGAAACGAACAGCCTGGCCAGTTACCTGCAGACCTTGTTTTTGTGATCGATGAGAAGCCTCATGATGTATACATAAGAGATAGCAATGACCTCCTCATTACAAAAAAGGTGTCATTAGCTGAGGGATTGGGTGGAACTACAGTGCAGCTCAAAACGCTAGATGGGCGTGACCTATCAGTCCCGGTGACTGAAATAGTCAGCCCTGGCTATGAGCTTGTTGTTGCCAGGGAGGGTATGCCGATAGCGAAAGAGCCAGGGAATAGGGGTGATTTGAAGATCAAATTTGAGGTCAGGTTCCCTACAAATTTGACCCCAGAACAACGAGCTGGACTTAAACGCACTTTGGGAGGTTGA